The following coding sequences lie in one Lolium perenne isolate Kyuss_39 chromosome 2, Kyuss_2.0, whole genome shotgun sequence genomic window:
- the LOC127336795 gene encoding uncharacterized protein translates to MAMSTDLYPKSPKMPRFGALAPKTNLVVAGGLTGFVFGVYYYTMRAVGGTDELQVAIDKFEDLKMKDDVAAVNPSAPGSS, encoded by the exons ATGGCCATGAGCACCGATTTG TACCCCAAGTCCCCAAAAATGCCGCGATTTGGCGCCCTGGCGCCCAAGACTAACCTGGTGGTGGCCGGCGGCCTGACCGGGTTCGTCTTCGGCGTCTACTACTACACCATGCGGGCGGTGGGTGGCACGGACGAGCTCCAAGTCGCCATCGACAAGTTTGAGGACCTGAAGATGAAGGATGACGTTGCTGCCGTGAACCCGTCTGCCCCAGGATCATCATAG